The Coffea arabica cultivar ET-39 chromosome 2c, Coffea Arabica ET-39 HiFi, whole genome shotgun sequence genome includes the window GAAAACAGAGGCGCGAGGAGATTTCAGAGTGAAGATATTCAGTTCATAAGATCAATGCCTTCACTTTTCCCCGTATGCATTGTCACCAGACCAAAATATGCATCCCTTCCCAGTTTTCCTCCGTCATATGAAAAAGCCACGTGAATTCAGAATCAACGGACATAATATTACTATTATTTAGTCGTTTGAAGTGACTGCAGACTAATTAGTGTTCGCACCAAAATCAAGGAGGGCTATGATGCAGAGCTTCCAAGTAATTACCATTAGGCATGGCTTCCGTGAAGCAAAAAGATAtgcggattttttttttctgtttggcAAAAATAGGCACTGAAGCTTCTGAAGAAtttgtcttgtttccttgtcacCCTGTGTCCATGTCCAGTCTTTTGTACGATgatcatagttattaaacccaaccCGAGAAGGAACCGGCCAATGATTAAACTGGtgggtcactaaatatatttaaatattatatttcataattttttatataagatatatgatataaattataataaataatgCCATAGCAAaagctcatttaatttaatttgctataaaataattaattcatataagatTCAATCAAATATAAAGTTATTTAGTAATACATCAAacttcaagtgtaaaattttatcaatatttagtgtaattatctaacttatttatgaattttaagtgtaaaaaattattaaaataatatttgtctttaaaatgaaTTATATAATATGCtatttttgaaatctattttataacttatagagTTTGAAGGGTAATAAAATTTTACTAAAAGATTCCAATATAtttgttttagagaaaaaaaaaaggtagaattgaaaaaatatttatatattataataaaggTTGTTTATTAGCATATTTCAAAGTAGCTTGGTGGTAAGTATGTTGTAGTGTTGGGCAAAGGTCCAACGTTCGAATTCCAGCAAAgacaataaaaattttccacaaAATCGGGTCCAAGGACAAAATCGATCGGGTTTCCAAGTTAATCCGGTCGGACCGTCGGATCGTTGACTAATCAACTGTCCCCTTGCTCAAATGATCTGATTTGAAATTTGGCCCAATCCAATGATCGAGTCACTGGTTTGATCGGTTCAATCGTCGGGTCGGACCAagatttaataactatgatGATGATCGTACAGGGTTCTGTCTATTCCGGTTTGTAAAGATTTAAacttttaatttatatttcccTATTTctccccaaaaaaataaataaataaagtatcGATTAACTCTTTACTCCAACCAGGTTAAAGTTGCCTTCCTACTCGTCGCAAAATGACCTATTGTGGTCGGTTAAGTTAGATATACGTACGGGAAGAAAGCCACCATGGTGACAGCAACAGGAAGTGTATCTGCTGTCTATGGAGAGAGGAAAAGCAACAAAATAAATCTTTTTCTTGCATCTCTAAGCAAATCTACAGATCTGACAATCTTCAGATAAACTAAGGAATGTACACAGGAAGTTTGTCATTGGAATTCGAGTAGTACTGCATCTTTAATGTATCCCATCTTAAAAGTCACAGGAATATGCCAGCGTTAttttttaataccaaaaaaaaaaaaagtaggtcAGAACTTAACTATACCAAATCACAAGCAAATAAGTATACCTGAGTCGCATTTGTACGCCGTAGATAAATCTCTAACCTGACCTCAACAAGCTACTGCAAACAAAATCTATATGGAACCCTAAGTTAACATTAACTATTCGCTGCAAACTGCTCCTTACGGAAGCTGCTACGTCACAATAAAATATAGAAACTCCAAGTATATTCAGCCACAGTTGTTCATTAGTGTCATGCAGCAGAGGATGAGAACTGAACCAATGCAACATCCTTTCTGGTAAAAAGTTCATGAAATGCAGTCAAGTCAGGATCCTCCTTGTGCTTGTTCCACAGTGCTTCAAACTGTGAACCCCTGGATCTTATTTGCCAGAGAGGAagcagaaaagaagaaagacaacAAGACCAAGTATTAGCCGGACAGAAGAATTGCAATAGTATAATCCTTTGGACACTATTATAACAAAAAATTATGATACTTACTGCTGGATTAAGAATAGTATGTCAAGAATAAGTGTTCTAATATCTTCACGAGCAACTCTCAGTGCAGCCTCCTTGTGCAGGGTCACAAGCTCATCCACCAACCTGGAGCTAAAATTCATAACTCGTCTAGACATTATAGTGCAGCAGATATAGGAAACATCGGGTTGTTTAAATGGAAAGAGGGGCGCAGAAGCAGATAAGATGATGGCTGAGATAAGAACTCCTATGCCCAAGCAAATTCAGGCTCAAACTTGAAACGTTTAATGTTCTATCTCAAAGTGAAAAACTCAAATGCAGAAAACAGAAGTTCTATCCCAAGAATGATACATGAATCTATGGTTCTGCAACTACATTACTTTGTGCAAATGCCATCATTCTGAGAAACCACCATTAGGCAGATGCCAAaggaattcaaattttgcactcGGGATAAAATGAGTGCCTGCAGCAACCTCAGAAAGCAGAAATATTCTTGAAGAAAAAGCAGTCTTGTAGTACAAATGTGATTGTGTAAATTTTCCAAATTCATGAATGTTCATGCATGTGATTTTCTTTATTACCTAATTTGACATGATAGTATCGCCGGGATAtaaaggggggaaaaaaggaGCAACAAGGATCATGACAAAAAATTCATGACCCACACATGCCTCCCTCTTCAGATGGACTATTAAAATCAGAGACCAAAACCTTTTGCTGCATCGAAATCCTATATCATGATATTACTTAGGCCCAACCTTAAGGATAATGTCATGTCAATCTGTACTGTAAAGAAGATAGCAGCCAATGTTTTCAGCAGTTTGTGTGAAACCAAAGCAAAATTAGACAAGATAATCATGCAATTAAGGCTAAAGATTTTAAATTATGTACACAGTTCTCTTCTTTAAGATGATGATATTTTTCccaagaaatttttaaaaaccatAATTACCACTAGACTGTTGTGAAGAAATTGGATACAACTCAATTTATGTGAACAAAATTAGAACTGATACTTCTAGCAATCTTGTCCTTTCTTGGGTAGGAATGTCGCATTTCAGTGCCTACTTTCATGTCCTGTACAAGAATCAAAAGAATAATCAACTAACCTCTCAGTATATGGTGAACTCCTGACCCAAGTTAATCTCAGAATTGTCTTGATCCGTTTCAGAACCTACATCCAGAGGAGAAAGCATCAACATCAAGCACCAGAATCTTAGCTGAATGCTAGAAACATCTATCTAAAACTGAAGTCTTAACAGTATGGATTACCAATAACACGGTATCATCATCATCAGCATGCATCCAtcgaaagaaaagagggaaaaaacgTCGAAAGTGGGCTAGTAGTATGAGACCCACACTGTTAAAAAGTGGCTCAATGTGCTTAAGCCACACCACACGGCGCTCCACATTTCTTGGTTGTCTTTCTAAGTGATTTAACATCTCATTGAGCAGCTTCTCATACCTATATGCATAGATAATGCTGAGAAAAAAATATCAATGGGAAATAACATGTGACCAACAGCACATAGGAAACACCCTAAAAGGGCTTAATAACATATTCTCACTTAAGCTATATACTCTGGGAAGTATACATCACGATACCAAAATCATAAAGTACAACACCAAGTAGTTGAGTGTTTGCTTAATTCAGCaatcaaattacaaaaataaCGAATGAAACATCATGTTTACAAAAGCATAGAATAATTGGTAACAAGCAAATATCATCATCAATGAAATGGAGTATTAGTCTAAGCATCATATTCAGTGAATATACCAACAAAGTAACTGAGTCTAGAGAATATGCCAAGTTCTAGATATATAAGGACACACTGTACCATGGGCTACGAGGATTACTTCGTTGTGTGAAAGTCACCAGAAGTACCGACATCTCAACCACATCCTGCCATATCTCTTCGCTAGAAGCAATATTTTGGCAACAAGCATCAAGAATAACATCTTCATACCAACCAATTTCCGCAGCATTGACATTTTTTGCCAGATGAATGAAGCTAAGCATGCCCTGCCCCTGAAATTATAAGAAAGAAGTTCATCTATAATGTGACGGACATTACCAATGAGATTAACAAAAACATTCACAAATTGGACATCAAAATAGACAAAAAAACACCTAGTGTCAATATTTCTGTTGCCTAGAGCAGGGAACGTTGGATCCCATGGGCGCAAAACTCGGACAGAATAATTCTTCAAATTCTATCAAAAGTTGTTTAGTTATAAGTGCATTTCAGATTAACGTCTCTTACTCGTAAATTTGGACTATAATCTTCACAGAAGTACACCATGAGTGTGGCTATATTTTATCAGAAGAAGCATTTACCAAAGGAAATGACATAATAAGCTCCAAAAGAAGCTTCAACATACATTTCCACAAGTCAACAGCATGCCTGTCTAAAGTCCGCAGGAAGATTATCAGACAGCCAAGCAAAACGAACAAAAATAAAGCCCAGCGTTTTGCTGAGAAGAGGCAATAGGATgtgaaaaatgaattaaaccaagaaagattgcactaTTGGGACGCACTTTGACTTGAGGGGACCAGTGGTCAAGAGCTGTCAATGCACTAGGAATCACCAAAGCACAAAGCCTTCCTAAATAAGGATAATCCACCTG containing:
- the LOC113730406 gene encoding uncharacterized protein At2g39910 isoform X7, whose translation is MSKSSALLQNLALLSESIGNELSEAHYTPPPQASNVSIKSLLFSLLTSNAEFSSETDVIKAKTRDFILCCGALASALDSAYDQLSWIPSSLSSAATSALKDLAVAYYDSFHGGDETVKIGGELELDLKFVPKEKRLVVEFMPQVLPLLKDKIKESSIGTADDISAASAGVPVAYAMVAAYQLRWLVTQVDYPYLGRLCALVIPSALTALDHWSPQVKGQGMLSFIHLAKNVNAAEIGWYEDVILDACCQNIASSEEIWQDVVEMSVLLVTFTQRSNPRSPWYEKLLNEMLNHLERQPRNVERRVVWLKHIEPLFNSVLKRIKTILRLTWVRSSPYTESSRLVDELVTLHKEAALRVAREDIRTLILDILFLIQQSRGSQFEALWNKHKEDPDLTAFHELFTRKDVALVQFSSSAA
- the LOC113730406 gene encoding uncharacterized protein At2g39910 isoform X2 — encoded protein: MSKSSALLQNLALLSESIGNELSEAHYTPPPQASNVSIKSLLFSLLTSNAEFSSETDVIKAKTRDFILCCGALASALDSAYDQLSWIPSSLSSAATSALKDLAVAYYDSFHGGDETVKIGGELELDLKFVPKEKRLVVEFMPQVLPLLKDKIKESSIGTADDISAASAGVPVAYAMVAAYQLRWLVTQVDYPYLGRLCALVIPSALTALDHWSPQVKGQGMLSFIHLAKNVNAAEIGWYEDVILDACCQNIASSEEIWQDVVEMSVLLVTFTQRSNPRSPCIIYAYRYEKLLNEMLNHLERQPRNVERRVVWLKHIEPLFNSVGLILLAHFRRFFPLFFRWMHADDDDTVLLVLKRIKTILRLTWVRSSPYTERLVDELVTLHKEAALRVAREDIRTLILDILFLIQQSRGSQFEALWNKHKEDPDLTAFHELFTRKDVALVQFSSSAA
- the LOC113730406 gene encoding uncharacterized protein At2g39910 isoform X3; translation: MSKSSALLQNLALLSESIGNELSEAHYTPPPQASNVSIKSLLFSLLTSNAEFSSETDVIKAKTRDFILCCGALASALDSAYDQLSWIPSSLSSAATSALKDLAVAYYDSFHGGDETVKIGGELELDLKFVPKEKRLVVEFMPQVLPLLKDKIKESSIGTADDISAASAGVPVAYAMVAAYQLRWLVTQVDYPYLGRLCALVIPSALTALDHWSPQVKGQGMLSFIHLAKNVNAAEIGWYEDVILDACCQNIASSEEIWQDVVEMSVLLVTFTQRSNPRSPWYEKLLNEMLNHLERQPRNVERRVVWLKHIEPLFNSVGLILLAHFRRFFPLFFRWMHADDDDTVLLVLKRIKTILRLTWVRSSPYTESSRLVDELVTLHKEAALRVAREDIRTLILDILFLIQQSRGSQFEALWNKHKEDPDLTAFHELFTRKDVALVQFSSSAA
- the LOC113730406 gene encoding uncharacterized protein At2g39910 isoform X1; translation: MSKSSALLQNLALLSESIGNELSEAHYTPPPQASNVSIKSLLFSLLTSNAEFSSETDVIKAKTRDFILCCGALASALDSAYDQLSWIPSSLSSAATSALKDLAVAYYDSFHGGDETVKIGGELELDLKFVPKEKRLVVEFMPQVLPLLKDKIKESSIGTADDISAASAGVPVAYAMVAAYQLRWLVTQVDYPYLGRLCALVIPSALTALDHWSPQVKGQGMLSFIHLAKNVNAAEIGWYEDVILDACCQNIASSEEIWQDVVEMSVLLVTFTQRSNPRSPCIIYAYRYEKLLNEMLNHLERQPRNVERRVVWLKHIEPLFNSVGLILLAHFRRFFPLFFRWMHADDDDTVLLVLKRIKTILRLTWVRSSPYTESSRLVDELVTLHKEAALRVAREDIRTLILDILFLIQQSRGSQFEALWNKHKEDPDLTAFHELFTRKDVALVQFSSSAA
- the LOC113730406 gene encoding uncharacterized protein At2g39910 isoform X4, yielding MSKSSALLQNLALLSESIGNELSEAHYTPPPQASNVSIKSLLFSLLTSNAEFSSETDVIKAKTRDFILCCGALASALDSAYDQLSWIPSSLSSAATSALKDLAVAYYDSFHGGDETVKIGGELELDLKFVPKEKRLVVEFMPQVLPLLKDKIKESSIGTADDISAASAGVPVAYAMVAAYQLRWLVTQVDYPYLGRLCALVIPSALTALDHWSPQVKGQGMLSFIHLAKNVNAAEIGWYEDVILDACCQNIASSEEIWQDVVEMSVLLVTFTQRSNPRSPWYEKLLNEMLNHLERQPRNVERRVVWLKHIEPLFNSVGLILLAHFRRFFPLFFRWMHADDDDTVLLVLKRIKTILRLTWVRSSPYTERLVDELVTLHKEAALRVAREDIRTLILDILFLIQQSRGSQFEALWNKHKEDPDLTAFHELFTRKDVALVQFSSSAA
- the LOC113730406 gene encoding uncharacterized protein At2g39910 isoform X6, which encodes MSKSSALLQNLALLSESIGNELSEAHYTPPPQASNVSIKSLLFSLLTSNAEFSSETDVIKAKTRDFILCCGALASALDSAYDQLSWIPSSLSSAATSALKDLAVAYYDSFHGGDETVKIGGELELDLKFVPKEKRLVVEFMPQVLPLLKDKIKESSIGTADDISAASAGVPVAYAMVAAYQLRWLVTQVDYPYLGRLCALVIPSALTALDHWSPQVKGQGMLSFIHLAKNVNAAEIGWYEDVILDACCQNIASSEEIWQDVVEMSVLLVTFTQRSNPRSPCIIYAYRYEKLLNEMLNHLERQPRNVERRVVWLKHIEPLFNSVLKRIKTILRLTWVRSSPYTERLVDELVTLHKEAALRVAREDIRTLILDILFLIQQSRGSQFEALWNKHKEDPDLTAFHELFTRKDVALVQFSSSAA
- the LOC113730406 gene encoding uncharacterized protein At2g39910 isoform X5, translated to MSKSSALLQNLALLSESIGNELSEAHYTPPPQASNVSIKSLLFSLLTSNAEFSSETDVIKAKTRDFILCCGALASALDSAYDQLSWIPSSLSSAATSALKDLAVAYYDSFHGGDETVKIGGELELDLKFVPKEKRLVVEFMPQVLPLLKDKIKESSIGTADDISAASAGVPVAYAMVAAYQLRWLVTQVDYPYLGRLCALVIPSALTALDHWSPQVKGQGMLSFIHLAKNVNAAEIGWYEDVILDACCQNIASSEEIWQDVVEMSVLLVTFTQRSNPRSPCIIYAYRYEKLLNEMLNHLERQPRNVERRVVWLKHIEPLFNSVLKRIKTILRLTWVRSSPYTESSRLVDELVTLHKEAALRVAREDIRTLILDILFLIQQSRGSQFEALWNKHKEDPDLTAFHELFTRKDVALVQFSSSAA